A window of the Blastocatellia bacterium genome harbors these coding sequences:
- a CDS encoding MotA/TolQ/ExbB proton channel family protein: protein MLLLQNIWLAGNKLAFFMLQAADATKSDQPATEDFSLWGMIQKMKWPALVVAIVLAIMSMYSIAVMVERWLTFNAARNQSRQFAPKVAAALRDNRIDEAIAISDRHKKSHLAMVVNAGLQEFQAHQTGADIPGTTMDAARRALQRATALKTAELKRGLSGLATIGSTAPFVGLLGTVIGIISAFQGMKAAEGTGISAVAGGISEALIETAFGLLVAIPAVWAFNIFTNKVEAFTIEMDNSSSELIDYFIKRRELK, encoded by the coding sequence ATGCTACTTCTTCAGAACATCTGGTTGGCGGGCAACAAGCTCGCATTCTTCATGCTCCAGGCCGCGGATGCCACCAAGTCGGATCAGCCGGCGACGGAAGACTTCTCGCTCTGGGGCATGATTCAAAAGATGAAATGGCCGGCGCTGGTCGTCGCCATCGTGCTGGCGATCATGAGCATGTACTCAATCGCCGTGATGGTCGAGCGCTGGCTGACGTTCAACGCCGCCCGCAACCAGTCGCGTCAGTTTGCCCCGAAAGTTGCAGCCGCACTGCGCGACAACCGCATCGATGAAGCGATTGCCATCTCCGACCGCCACAAGAAATCGCACCTGGCGATGGTCGTCAACGCCGGCCTTCAGGAGTTTCAGGCACACCAGACCGGCGCCGACATTCCCGGTACGACGATGGATGCCGCCCGCCGCGCCTTGCAGCGCGCCACCGCCCTGAAGACCGCCGAATTGAAGCGCGGCTTGTCGGGCCTGGCGACGATTGGTTCGACGGCGCCGTTCGTCGGACTGCTCGGCACGGTCATCGGCATCATCTCGGCCTTCCAGGGCATGAAGGCGGCAGAAGGCACCGGCATCTCGGCGGTCGCCGGCGGCATTTCCGAGGCGCTGATTGAAACGGCCTTCGGTCTGCTGGTGGCGATTCCGGCGGTGTGGGCCTTCAACATCTTCACCAACAAGGTCGAAGCCTTCACCATCGAGATGGACAACTCCAGCTCGGAGCTGATCGATTACTTCATCAAGCGCCGCGAGCTTAAGTAA
- a CDS encoding biopolymer transporter ExbD: protein MGMAVGSGEGGLVSDINVTPMVDVMLVLLIIFMVIAPMLQSGVSVALPKSKNPEADPNIIKETSAVIAVPTDTEVYFGRDKVNKEDLPNILKDKLKEKFKDKPPNEQIVYIKSSTGVKYETVVSVIDAVREAGYDKIGLVAEKDKAKTGAGGGGT, encoded by the coding sequence ATGGGAATGGCAGTAGGCAGCGGCGAAGGCGGGCTGGTCTCTGACATCAACGTCACGCCGATGGTCGACGTCATGTTGGTGTTGCTGATCATCTTCATGGTCATCGCCCCGATGTTGCAGAGCGGCGTCAGCGTCGCCTTACCGAAATCGAAGAACCCCGAAGCCGACCCGAACATCATCAAGGAGACTTCGGCGGTCATCGCGGTGCCGACCGACACGGAGGTCTACTTCGGGCGCGACAAGGTGAACAAAGAAGACCTGCCGAACATCCTCAAGGACAAGCTCAAAGAGAAGTTCAAGGATAAGCCGCCCAACGAGCAGATCGTCTACATCAAGAGCAGCACGGGGGTGAAGTACGAAACCGTCGTCAGCGTCATTGATGCGGTGCGCGAAGCCGGCTATGACAAGATCGGCCTCGTCGCTGAAAAAGACAAGGCCAAGACCGGCGCCGGCGGCGGCGGCACTTAA
- a CDS encoding biopolymer transporter ExbD, translated as MAHGEPSESDGVPHRKLGLAPPNINVTPLIDVLLVLLIIFMVIQPHRESKFESQIPEKPKDTQQNTPPNETLLVVEVMREGGGLDQQVKLNNRPMPVTDLETTLKGIIEQRAQNNPEADKTVFIKAPKDKLYGDIVAVIDAVKGAGAQPIGLQIDFLQ; from the coding sequence ATGGCACATGGAGAACCAAGCGAATCCGATGGCGTGCCCCACAGAAAACTGGGGCTGGCGCCGCCCAACATCAACGTCACGCCGTTGATTGACGTTCTGCTCGTGCTGCTGATCATCTTCATGGTGATCCAGCCGCACAGGGAATCGAAGTTCGAGTCGCAGATTCCTGAAAAGCCGAAAGACACGCAGCAGAACACGCCGCCCAACGAGACCTTGCTTGTCGTCGAAGTCATGCGCGAAGGCGGCGGCCTCGACCAGCAGGTCAAGCTCAACAACCGCCCGATGCCGGTGACCGACCTGGAGACGACGCTCAAGGGGATCATCGAACAGCGCGCCCAGAATAACCCGGAGGCCGACAAGACCGTCTTCATCAAAGCGCCCAAGGACAAGCTCTACGGCGACATCGTTGCCGTCATTGACGCGGTCAAAGGCGCGGGCGCTCAGCCCATCGGCCTGCAAATCGACTTTCTACAGTAG
- a CDS encoding bifunctional (p)ppGpp synthetase/guanosine-3',5'-bis(diphosphate) 3'-pyrophosphohydrolase — MIRFESIVEKVRENHPGADEELLRRAYLFSARQHRGQIRKSGEPYLVHPLEVANILAELKLDPVCVATGLLHDTVEDTETTIHDIEEYFGAEIAHLVDGLTKISKLDHASSEERQALNMRKMLLAMVDDVRVVLVKLADRLHNMRTLEYMHGESRRRIAQETLDVYAPIAHRLGMSRVRGELEDLAFQYLEPEEYQKLKESVESRRARLEKFLEEVKSRIRQLTDESGVHIVMIDGRLKRLFSIHQKLKRQHITIDQVYDLVAIRIITESVKDCYAALGVIHAAWKPIPTRFKDWIAIPRENFYQSLHTSVVGEGGQPFEVQIRTLEMHQIAEEGIAAHWKYKEGRRGTHTDEDEAFVWLKRLIEWQQEVKDSREFLDSLKLDLYPNEVYCFTPKGKVIELPRGATPIDFAFQIHTQVGLTTNGAKVNGRIVPLRYQLRNGDVIEIMTSPNSHPSHDWMNFVKTSRARSKIRHYLAESERSTAIDLGKKLFEKEADRYRLSLKKMLSNGDLDRIAPDYGVARAEDLLASIGYGKTLPRNIIAKLLPPERVTELEQEKRPTLKQVVKRALGLEDRIVVKGVDDLVVYRARCCNPIRGEEIIGYITRGKGVAVHSTRCPNMPSLMVNPERIIEVEWMKSDGANPSAYSITIKLVTEDRPGMVANVTQAIAGIGTNLRDIHASVDNEGRGQLLLTIEVFDLKHLEKTLNALKTVRGVIDMERTSSEMRQE, encoded by the coding sequence ATGATTCGCTTCGAGAGCATCGTCGAAAAAGTACGCGAAAACCACCCCGGCGCCGATGAAGAACTGCTGCGCCGCGCTTACCTGTTCTCTGCCCGCCAGCACCGCGGCCAGATTCGCAAGTCGGGCGAGCCGTACCTCGTCCACCCGCTCGAAGTCGCCAACATCCTCGCCGAATTGAAGCTCGACCCGGTCTGCGTCGCCACAGGGCTGCTGCACGACACGGTCGAAGATACCGAGACGACGATTCATGACATCGAGGAATACTTCGGGGCCGAAATCGCTCACCTCGTAGACGGGCTGACAAAGATCAGCAAGCTCGACCATGCTTCGTCCGAAGAGCGCCAGGCGCTCAACATGCGCAAGATGCTGCTGGCGATGGTTGACGACGTGCGCGTCGTTCTGGTCAAACTCGCCGACCGCCTGCACAACATGCGCACGCTCGAATACATGCACGGCGAGTCGCGCCGCCGGATCGCGCAAGAGACGCTCGACGTCTACGCGCCCATCGCTCACCGGCTCGGCATGAGCCGCGTGCGCGGCGAGTTGGAAGACCTGGCGTTCCAATACCTTGAGCCCGAGGAATACCAGAAGCTCAAAGAGTCGGTCGAAAGCCGGCGGGCGCGACTTGAAAAATTCCTCGAAGAGGTCAAATCGCGCATCCGCCAGTTGACCGACGAGTCGGGCGTCCATATCGTGATGATCGATGGCCGGCTCAAGCGTCTCTTCTCGATCCACCAGAAGCTCAAGCGTCAGCACATCACCATCGATCAGGTGTACGACCTGGTCGCCATCCGCATCATCACCGAGTCTGTGAAGGATTGCTACGCGGCGCTCGGCGTCATCCACGCCGCGTGGAAGCCGATCCCGACGCGCTTCAAGGATTGGATCGCCATCCCGCGCGAGAACTTCTACCAGTCGTTGCATACCTCTGTAGTCGGCGAAGGCGGCCAGCCCTTCGAGGTGCAAATCCGCACACTCGAAATGCACCAGATCGCCGAAGAAGGCATCGCCGCGCACTGGAAGTACAAAGAAGGCCGGCGCGGCACGCACACCGACGAGGATGAAGCCTTCGTCTGGCTCAAGCGGCTGATCGAGTGGCAGCAGGAAGTCAAAGACTCGCGCGAATTCCTTGATTCGCTCAAGCTCGACCTTTACCCGAACGAGGTCTACTGCTTCACGCCGAAAGGCAAGGTGATCGAGCTGCCGCGCGGCGCGACGCCCATTGACTTCGCTTTCCAGATTCACACGCAGGTCGGGCTGACGACCAACGGCGCGAAGGTCAACGGACGCATCGTGCCGCTCAGATACCAGTTGCGCAACGGCGATGTCATCGAGATCATGACCTCGCCAAACTCGCACCCGTCGCACGACTGGATGAACTTCGTCAAAACGTCGCGGGCGCGCTCGAAGATTCGCCATTACCTGGCCGAATCCGAGCGCTCGACGGCAATCGATCTGGGCAAGAAGCTCTTTGAAAAAGAGGCCGACCGTTATCGCCTGAGCTTGAAAAAGATGCTCTCGAATGGCGACCTCGACCGCATCGCGCCCGATTATGGCGTGGCGCGCGCCGAAGACCTGCTGGCGTCAATCGGCTACGGCAAGACGCTGCCGCGCAACATCATCGCCAAGCTTCTGCCGCCCGAGCGCGTCACCGAGTTGGAGCAGGAGAAGCGGCCCACGCTCAAGCAGGTGGTCAAGCGCGCCCTCGGCCTGGAAGACCGCATCGTCGTCAAAGGCGTGGACGATCTGGTGGTCTACCGCGCGCGCTGCTGCAACCCGATTCGCGGCGAAGAGATCATCGGCTACATCACGCGCGGCAAAGGCGTCGCGGTGCATTCGACGCGCTGCCCGAACATGCCGAGCCTGATGGTCAACCCCGAGCGCATCATCGAAGTCGAGTGGATGAAGTCAGACGGCGCCAACCCTTCGGCCTATTCAATCACCATCAAGCTGGTCACCGAAGACCGTCCGGGCATGGTCGCCAACGTGACGCAGGCCATCGCCGGGATCGGCACGAATTTGCGCGACATTCACGCGTCGGTGGACAACGAAGGGCGCGGCCAGCTATTGCTGACCATCGAAGTCTTCGACCTCAAACATCTGGAAAAGACCCTGAACGCGCTGAAAACCGTTCGCGGCGTGATCGACATGGAACGCACGTCGAGCGAGATGCGGCAAGAATAA
- a CDS encoding acyltransferase: MEQARTNYLPTLDGWRTIAVLMVIGYHGTSPEAPWFTVFNYGHHGVNIFFGISGFLICSRLLDEEARFGRISLKRFYLRRAFRILPPAFLYILFINLMAALSYMTPPSSLESFASCFFFRNFLPPGVSTSYTGHYWSLAVEEHFYLLWPAFLLLVRSKRALWLTPLIALGFQAWRDIDFAYGLTHPEGLVVFQRTDRCMDGLIWGCALALLIHQPGWRERLRRLTVMPVWLVCFAALMAYWTIPLPYAVVAESMLIPLVLIGTVLHPQTPIGRLLESKPMAWFGRLSYSIYIWQSALFVGRYQEPADFQVWPSSAISLLAIAMMSYYFIEKPILAFGHRLTRREPPVALVTPPEQRAAGAG; the protein is encoded by the coding sequence ATGGAACAGGCGCGCACGAATTATCTTCCGACGCTCGATGGCTGGCGAACCATCGCCGTGCTGATGGTCATTGGCTATCACGGCACGTCACCAGAGGCGCCGTGGTTCACCGTCTTCAATTATGGCCATCACGGGGTCAACATCTTCTTCGGCATCAGCGGCTTTTTAATCTGCTCACGATTGCTTGATGAAGAAGCACGCTTCGGGCGCATCAGCCTGAAGCGCTTTTATCTGCGCCGCGCCTTTCGCATTCTGCCGCCGGCCTTTCTCTACATCCTCTTCATCAACCTGATGGCGGCGCTTTCCTATATGACGCCGCCGTCGTCGCTCGAATCCTTCGCCTCGTGCTTCTTCTTCCGCAATTTCCTGCCGCCGGGGGTTAGCACGTCATACACGGGGCATTACTGGTCGCTGGCGGTCGAAGAGCATTTCTACTTATTGTGGCCGGCCTTCCTGCTCCTCGTCAGGTCAAAGCGCGCCCTGTGGCTGACGCCGCTCATCGCTCTGGGCTTTCAAGCGTGGCGCGACATTGACTTCGCTTATGGCCTGACGCACCCGGAAGGGCTGGTGGTTTTTCAGCGCACAGACCGCTGCATGGACGGCCTGATTTGGGGCTGTGCCCTGGCGTTATTGATTCATCAGCCGGGCTGGCGCGAGCGCCTGCGGCGGCTGACCGTCATGCCTGTATGGCTCGTCTGCTTTGCGGCGCTCATGGCGTACTGGACGATTCCTCTTCCCTACGCCGTCGTCGCCGAATCCATGCTGATTCCGCTGGTGCTGATCGGCACAGTGCTGCACCCACAGACGCCCATCGGTCGCTTGCTTGAATCGAAGCCGATGGCCTGGTTCGGTCGCCTCTCTTACAGCATCTACATCTGGCAATCGGCGCTGTTCGTCGGGCGCTATCAGGAGCCCGCGGATTTTCAGGTCTGGCCGAGCAGCGCCATCAGCCTGCTCGCCATCGCCATGATGAGTTACTACTTCATCGAAAAGCCGATCCTCGCCTTCGGCCATCGCCTGACGCGCCGCGAGCCGCCGGTCGCCCTGGTCACTCCGCCTGAGCAGCGGGCGGCGGGCGCCGGCTGA
- the glyA gene encoding serine hydroxymethyltransferase, which yields MTDMMNRPLAEADPEIAAVIADEETRLAYNLEMIASENFVSEAVLEAQGSVLTNKYAEGYPAKRYYGGCEFVDVAENLARERAKQIFGCEHVNVQPHSGSQANMAVYLAALSYGDTVLGMNLAHGGHLTHGHPLNFSGRSYQIVPYGVRQDSEQIDYDELERLAQEHKPKLILCGASAYSRVIDFERIGRIAREVGAYSMADIAHIAGLIAAGLHPSPVPHMDFVTTTTHKTLRGPRAGMIMCRADFQKEVDRAVFPTVQGGPLMHVVAAKAVCFKEALEAGFKDYQGQVIANAKVLADELTAAGFRIVSGGTDNHLMLVDVFVRGLTGAQAERALERAAITVNKNAIPFDTQPPMKASGIRIGTPALTTRGMKEAEMREIAGLISEVLAEPDSESVQQSVRARVKTLAERFPIYEKRLVRSRAQTR from the coding sequence ATGACCGATATGATGAACCGCCCGCTCGCCGAAGCTGACCCGGAAATCGCCGCCGTGATCGCCGACGAAGAAACCCGCCTGGCTTATAACCTTGAGATGATCGCCTCGGAAAACTTCGTCTCCGAAGCGGTGCTTGAAGCGCAAGGGTCTGTGCTGACGAACAAGTACGCCGAAGGCTATCCGGCGAAGCGTTACTATGGCGGATGTGAATTCGTTGACGTGGCCGAGAATCTCGCCCGCGAGCGCGCCAAACAAATCTTCGGCTGCGAGCATGTCAACGTACAGCCGCACTCAGGGTCGCAAGCCAACATGGCGGTCTATCTGGCGGCGCTCAGCTATGGCGACACGGTGCTGGGGATGAACCTGGCGCACGGCGGCCACCTGACGCACGGCCACCCGCTCAACTTTTCGGGCCGCAGTTATCAGATCGTCCCCTACGGCGTCCGCCAGGACAGCGAGCAGATCGATTACGACGAGCTGGAACGGCTGGCGCAAGAGCATAAGCCGAAGCTGATCCTCTGCGGCGCGTCGGCCTATTCGCGGGTCATCGATTTCGAGCGCATCGGGCGGATCGCCCGCGAAGTCGGCGCCTACTCGATGGCCGACATCGCGCACATCGCCGGCCTGATCGCCGCCGGATTGCACCCGAGCCCGGTCCCGCACATGGATTTCGTGACGACGACAACCCATAAGACGCTGCGCGGGCCGCGCGCCGGCATGATCATGTGCCGCGCCGACTTCCAGAAAGAGGTAGACCGCGCCGTCTTTCCGACGGTGCAGGGCGGCCCCTTGATGCACGTCGTCGCCGCCAAGGCGGTCTGCTTCAAAGAGGCTCTGGAGGCCGGTTTCAAGGATTATCAAGGGCAGGTCATTGCCAACGCCAAAGTCCTGGCCGACGAGCTGACCGCCGCCGGCTTCCGCATTGTTTCGGGCGGCACAGACAATCACCTGATGCTGGTTGACGTCTTTGTGCGCGGCCTGACCGGCGCGCAGGCCGAGCGTGCGCTTGAGCGCGCCGCCATCACCGTCAACAAGAACGCCATCCCGTTCGACACCCAGCCGCCGATGAAAGCCTCGGGCATTCGCATCGGCACCCCGGCGCTGACGACGCGCGGCATGAAAGAAGCCGAGATGCGCGAGATCGCCGGCCTGATTAGCGAAGTGCTGGCCGAGCCCGACAGCGAGTCCGTGCAACAGAGCGTGCGGGCGCGCGTCAAAACGCTCGCCGAGCGCTTCCCCATCTACGAGAAGCGCCTGGTGCGCAGCCGCGCGCAAACTCGATAA
- a CDS encoding Uma2 family endonuclease has product MTTTREATIEDLYHIEGKAEIVNGEIVEMPPTGYLPGYAASEILFSLKVLERETRSGHAIGDGVAFHVDLPNRKAFSPDAAWHIGEPTGMKFLEGAPVFAVEVRSEHDYGPKAERAMAEKRRDYFAAGTLCVWDVDMQSTDVIKAYHAGDPDTPIIFRRGEVADAGLAVPGWSIAVDELFPKTPRG; this is encoded by the coding sequence ATGACCACAACACGCGAAGCCACCATTGAAGACCTCTACCACATTGAGGGCAAGGCCGAGATTGTCAACGGGGAGATTGTCGAGATGCCGCCAACTGGATACCTGCCCGGCTATGCTGCAAGTGAGATTCTTTTCAGCCTGAAGGTATTGGAGCGAGAGACCAGGAGCGGCCATGCCATCGGCGATGGCGTCGCCTTCCATGTCGATCTGCCGAACCGTAAGGCATTCAGCCCCGACGCGGCATGGCACATCGGCGAGCCGACCGGCATGAAGTTCCTGGAAGGCGCGCCGGTCTTCGCCGTCGAGGTGAGGAGCGAACACGACTACGGCCCGAAGGCCGAGCGCGCGATGGCTGAGAAGCGGCGCGATTACTTTGCCGCGGGGACACTGTGCGTCTGGGACGTCGATATGCAGAGCACCGACGTCATCAAAGCCTATCACGCCGGCGACCCGGACACGCCGATCATCTTCCGGCGCGGCGAGGTGGCAGATGCCGGCCTGGCCGTGCCCGGTTGGTCAATTGCGGTTGACGAGCTTTTCCCGAAAACCCCGAGGGGGTGA
- a CDS encoding ATP-dependent DNA helicase translates to MEEVFGPDGLIARYHPQYEYRPGQVEMAEAVHATLTQGGVALIEAGTGTGKTLAYLIPALASGHRVIVATATKALQEQLYKKDIPFLQEILPRKFDAVCMKGRGNYICLHRLKKAEEMPILEGLEQMDAFDEIRRWAGETETGDRAELTDLPEDLSFWPQIDARADTCLGQKCPEFDNCFITRMRQQAQEADVVIVNHHLFFADLALRGGDYGAVLPDYSTVIFDEAHELEDVAAAYFGSTVSTYRILDLIQDAGRLSITEPDASVELSKALARLAQRADAFWLTFRGEEAGDEWSSAFKSRNRARAPGFQDGRYTIGESHFVRFNEDGTYNATASGEAYIALANALGRLSATLSMVKNPPSELDNILRRAESMKFDLEFIVTGDQPSFVYWYERRGRGIFLNATPIDVSGILEERLFARVHGAVLTSATLAAGGNFDFIRTRLGIADARQQIIESHFDYQHQAVLYLPPDMPDPRSRDFLDASVAEITQIIEATRGRAFVLFTSTAAMRETYERVREQVDYPIFIQGQGSKAGLLDRFRNTEGAVLFATSSFWQGVDVQGDALSCVIIAKLPFAVPSDPVVAARQKYIDEQGGNSFYEYSVPQAAITLKQGLGRLIRSARDRGVLSILDPRLRTKAYGRYFLASIPQCHTTSRLEDAAAIFIE, encoded by the coding sequence ATGGAAGAAGTCTTCGGCCCTGACGGTTTAATCGCCCGTTACCACCCGCAGTACGAGTATCGGCCCGGCCAGGTCGAGATGGCCGAAGCCGTCCACGCGACCCTCACACAGGGCGGCGTGGCGCTCATCGAGGCCGGCACCGGCACCGGCAAGACGCTCGCTTACCTGATCCCCGCGCTCGCCTCAGGCCATCGCGTCATCGTCGCGACCGCAACCAAAGCGCTCCAGGAACAGCTCTACAAAAAGGACATTCCCTTTCTTCAAGAAATCCTGCCGCGCAAGTTCGACGCCGTCTGCATGAAAGGCCGCGGCAATTACATCTGCCTGCACCGCTTGAAGAAGGCCGAAGAGATGCCCATCCTCGAAGGGCTCGAACAGATGGATGCCTTTGACGAGATTCGCCGCTGGGCCGGTGAGACAGAGACCGGCGACCGCGCCGAGCTGACCGATCTGCCGGAGGATTTGTCATTCTGGCCACAGATTGACGCGCGCGCCGACACCTGCCTCGGCCAGAAGTGCCCGGAGTTCGACAACTGCTTCATCACGCGCATGCGCCAGCAAGCACAGGAAGCCGACGTCGTTATCGTCAACCATCACCTCTTCTTTGCCGATCTGGCGCTGCGCGGCGGTGATTATGGCGCGGTGCTGCCCGACTATTCGACGGTCATCTTCGACGAAGCGCATGAGCTTGAAGATGTCGCGGCCGCTTATTTCGGCTCGACGGTTTCGACCTACCGCATCCTTGATCTGATACAGGATGCCGGCAGGCTTTCGATCACCGAGCCGGACGCTTCGGTCGAGTTGAGCAAAGCGCTGGCGCGGCTGGCGCAACGCGCCGATGCGTTCTGGCTGACCTTTCGCGGCGAAGAAGCGGGCGACGAGTGGTCATCGGCGTTCAAATCGCGAAACCGCGCGCGCGCGCCCGGCTTTCAGGACGGCCGCTACACGATTGGCGAATCGCACTTCGTGCGCTTCAACGAAGACGGCACCTATAACGCCACCGCCTCCGGCGAAGCCTACATCGCGCTGGCCAATGCCCTGGGCCGTTTGTCGGCAACGCTCAGCATGGTCAAGAACCCGCCGTCAGAGCTAGACAACATCCTGCGCCGCGCCGAAAGCATGAAGTTCGATCTCGAATTCATCGTCACCGGCGATCAGCCGAGCTTCGTCTACTGGTACGAGCGGCGCGGGCGCGGCATCTTTTTGAACGCCACGCCGATTGACGTATCGGGGATTCTCGAAGAGCGGCTGTTTGCGCGAGTTCATGGCGCGGTGCTGACTTCGGCGACGCTGGCAGCGGGCGGCAATTTCGATTTCATTCGCACACGGCTCGGCATTGCAGACGCGCGCCAGCAGATCATCGAATCGCATTTCGATTATCAGCACCAGGCGGTCTTGTACCTGCCGCCCGACATGCCTGACCCGCGCAGCCGCGACTTCCTCGACGCCTCGGTTGCCGAGATCACACAGATCATCGAAGCGACGCGCGGTCGCGCCTTCGTGCTATTTACGAGCACGGCGGCGATGCGCGAGACTTACGAGCGCGTGCGCGAGCAAGTGGATTATCCCATCTTCATTCAGGGGCAGGGGTCGAAGGCGGGCTTGCTCGACCGCTTCCGCAACACCGAAGGCGCAGTCTTGTTCGCGACCTCGTCCTTCTGGCAAGGCGTTGACGTGCAGGGCGATGCGCTGTCCTGCGTCATCATCGCCAAGCTGCCGTTCGCCGTGCCGAGCGACCCGGTAGTCGCGGCGCGGCAGAAATACATTGACGAGCAGGGCGGCAACTCGTTTTACGAATACTCGGTGCCGCAGGCGGCCATCACCTTGAAGCAGGGGCTGGGCCGCTTGATTCGCTCGGCGCGTGATCGCGGCGTGCTATCGATCCTCGACCCGCGGCTGCGCACCAAAGCCTATGGCCGCTACTTTCTCGCCAGCATCCCTCAGTGCCACACGACCTCGCGTCTCGAAGACGCCGCCGCCATCTTCATCGAATAG